One window of the Misgurnus anguillicaudatus chromosome 8, ASM2758022v2, whole genome shotgun sequence genome contains the following:
- the arl8ba gene encoding ADP-ribosylation factor-like protein 8B-A: MLALINRLLDWFKALFWKEEMELTLVGLQYSGKTTFVNVIASGQFSEDMIPTVGFNMRKVTKGNVTIKIWDIGGQPRFRSMWERYCRGVNAIVYMVDAADREKVEASRNELHNLLDKPQLQGIPVLVLGNKRDLPNALDEKQLIEKMNLAAIQDREICCYSISCKEKDNIDITLQWLIQHSKSRRS, from the exons ATGTTGGCCCTGATTAACCGTCTCCTGGACTGGTTCAAGGCTCTCTTCTGGAAGGAAGAGATGGAGTTGACCCTCGTCGGGCTGCAGTATTCGGGGAAAACGACGTTTGTTAACGTAATCGCG TCGGGCCAGTTCAGCGAAGACATGATTCCAACTGTCGGGTTCAACATGAGGAAGGTCACAAAAGGCAACGTCACCATCAAG ATTTGGGATATAGGGGGTCAACCAAGGTTCAGGAGCATGTGGGAGAGATACTGTCGTGGAGTGAACGCAATAGT tTACATGGTGGACGCAGCGGACCGGGAGAAGGTCGAAGCGTCCAGAAATGAGTTGCACAATCTCTTAGACAAACCACAGTTACAAGGAATCCCT GTGTTGGTGCTCGGAAATAAGAGAGATCTACCCAATGCATTGGATGAGAAACAGCTAATTGAAAAAAT GAACTTGGCTGCTATTCAAGACAGGGAGATCTGCTGCTACTCTATTTCCTGCAAAGAAAAAGATAACATTG ACATCACACTTCAGTGGCTAATCCAACACTCAAAATCAAGAAGAAGCTGA
- the tnfrsf18 gene encoding tumor necrosis factor receptor superfamily member 18, with protein MDSAKFWFTLLCVCSGWILTLAISCDWTTQYENDGKCCQVCPTGMYPTQHCSESNGASVCAKCPDTSVKRGCFCENKLCSDDKCSKCVPIEQCEPGFQLWREGNFDFGYKCEPCSNGTYNDVKGGTCKPFAKCDGFQLGFAGNSTHNARCINHENLIHVSNKELSSNHFSNIMMLSLTAAVILCLVLIVYTAFQHWKHTRRVKSFQPCTHKMVLPPDACSCKLSKEEMGDEIDSKETSEFSFTCDGHSFP; from the exons ATGGACAGTGCTAAGTTCTGGTTTACACTGCTTTGTGTTTGTAGCGGGTGGATTTTAACCCTGGCGATTAGCTGTGATTGGACAACCCAATATGAAAATGATGGGAAATGTTGTCAAGTCTGTCCCACAG GTATGTATCCCACCCAACACTGTTCGGAGAGCAACGGTGCCAGCGTGTGTGCAAAATGTCCGGATACTTCGGTTAAACGGGGATGCTTTTGTGAAAACAAGCTTTGCAGTGATGATAAATGCTCGAAATGTGTGCCCATAGAACAATGCGAACCTGGCTTTCAACTGTGGAGAGAAG GTAATTTTGATTTCGGTTACAAATGTGAGCCATGTTCAAACGGGACATACAATGATGTTAAGGGCGGAACATGCAAACCCTTCGCAAA GTGTGATGGCTTTCAATTGGGCTTCGCTGGAAACAGTACCCACAATGCAAGATGTATAAACCAtg AGAACCTCATCCATGTTTCAAACAAAGAACTAAGCAGCAACCACTTTTCCAACATTATGATGCTATCTTTAACAGCCGCTGTCATTTTGTGCCTGGTGCTTATCGTGTATACGGCATTTCAGCATTGGAAACACACGAGGCGCGTAAAGT CATTTCAACCGTGCACACATAAGATGGTTTTGCCACCAGATGCATGCAGCTGCAAACTATCTAAGGAGGAAATGGGAGACGAAATTGACTCCAAGGAGACTTCAGAATTCTCTTTCACGTGTGATGGTCACAGCTTTCCCTGA
- the LOC129451198 gene encoding uncharacterized protein: MYRHVRILSAFLCLLLFYQIVNSKDCPVGQKRDLNTKTCVDCLEGQYNDSPTKRYCSPCSQCTEGSTETLPCTRTSDTVCRCKEGFKPKYKNKQTLCYCEEGSEIDYTGSCTKCKKGFFSDQRNSKECRKWKECMYGIKSPGNNTSDVVCYNSLENKTEHRTEAPIVQTTLHRILTVQTTLDHTSTTKSSIATTYKRTTASTPKNRDHFNILWLVMLCCILLLMGLLYHKCKITRCFKNNRKEDSRKDSTYSKPVEESGGKSPQLYRSMVFP; this comes from the exons ATGTATAGGCACGTAAGAATCCTTTCAGCttttttgtgtttgctgttATTTTACCAAATTGTGAATTCCAAGGATTGTCCAGTAG GTCAAAAGCGTGATCTTAACACAAAAACGTGTGTGGACTGTCTAGAGGGTCAATACAACGATAGCCCAACAAAGCGTTACTGTAGTCCATGCAGCCAATGTACAGAAG GTAGTACTGAAACCTTGCCATGCACGCGAACCAGTGACACTGTCTGCCGCTGTAAAGAAGGCTTTAAGCCCAAATATAAGAATAAACAAACACTTTGTTATTGTGAAGAGGGGTCTGAAATAGATTATACAG GATCATGCACCAAATGTAAAAAAGGATTTTTCTCGGACCAAAGAAACTCGAAAGAGTGTCGAAAATGGAAAGA ATGTATGTATGGCATTAAGTCTCCAGGAAACAACACTTCTGATGTTGTTTGTTACAattctttggaaaacaaaacCGAACATAGAACAGAAGCTCCAATTGTTCAAACCACCTTGCATCGGATCCTCACAGTTCAAACCACCTTGGATCACACTTCCACAACAAAGTCTTCTATTGCGACAACATATAAGAGGACTACAGCATCCACCCCCAAAAACAGAGACCATTTCAACATCTTGT GGCTGGTCATGCTATGTTGTATTCTTCTGCTGATGGGACTATTGTACCATAAGTGTAAAATCACCCGCTGctttaaaaacaacagaaaagagGATTCACGAAAAG ACAGCACATACAGCAAGCCTGTTGAAGAATCTGGGGGGAAGAGTCCTCAACTGTACAGATCAATGGTATTTCCTTAG